A window from Mesorhizobium sp. WSM2240 encodes these proteins:
- the bioB gene encoding biotin synthase BioB — protein MYAPNSTTTMPRVQSTDAGKWTLAKARALHDAPFNNLLFLAQSVHRENFDPNKVQLSRLLSIKTGGCPEDCGYCSQSAHHASGLKASKLMEVQRVIAEARKARDAGATRYCMGAAWRNPKPREMDAVVAMVEGVKALGMETCMTLGMLCAEDAQRLKGAGLDYYNHNIDTSERYYGEIIKTRSFADRLETLEHVRQSGIKVCCGGIVGMGEEPVDRIDMLVTLANLPEHPESVPINMLVPIPGTPLADARPIGPIEFVRIIALARIMMPKSHVRLSAGRTAMTDEMQALCFFAGANSIFVGDKLLTADNPGEDKDTLLFRRLGIEPMELEAQ, from the coding sequence ATGTACGCACCGAATTCGACGACGACAATGCCACGGGTGCAATCCACCGATGCCGGCAAGTGGACGCTGGCAAAGGCTCGGGCGCTTCACGACGCACCCTTCAACAATCTCCTGTTCCTGGCGCAATCCGTCCACCGCGAGAATTTCGACCCCAACAAGGTCCAGCTCAGCCGGCTTCTCAGCATCAAGACGGGCGGATGTCCGGAGGATTGCGGCTATTGCAGCCAGTCCGCGCATCACGCATCCGGGCTGAAAGCGTCGAAGCTGATGGAAGTACAGCGCGTCATTGCCGAAGCGCGCAAGGCCCGCGACGCCGGCGCTACCCGCTATTGCATGGGCGCGGCTTGGCGAAACCCCAAGCCGCGCGAGATGGATGCTGTCGTCGCCATGGTCGAGGGCGTCAAGGCGCTGGGCATGGAGACCTGCATGACGCTCGGCATGCTTTGCGCCGAAGATGCCCAGCGCCTCAAAGGCGCGGGCCTTGATTACTACAATCACAACATCGACACGTCGGAGCGCTACTACGGCGAGATCATCAAGACGCGAAGCTTTGCCGATCGGCTCGAGACGCTCGAGCATGTTCGCCAATCCGGCATCAAGGTGTGCTGCGGCGGCATTGTCGGCATGGGCGAGGAGCCGGTGGACCGGATCGACATGCTGGTGACCTTGGCCAATCTGCCGGAACATCCCGAAAGCGTTCCGATCAACATGCTGGTCCCGATACCCGGCACCCCGCTTGCCGACGCCAGGCCGATCGGGCCGATCGAATTCGTGCGCATCATCGCGCTGGCGCGCATCATGATGCCGAAATCGCACGTGCGTCTTTCCGCCGGCCGCACCGCCATGACCGACGAGATGCAGGCGCTGTGCTTTTTCGCCGGCGCCAATTCGATCTTCGTCGGCGACAAATTGCTGACGGCTGATAATCCCGGCGAGGACAAGGATACTCTTTTGTTCCGGCGCCTCGGTATCGAGCCGATGGAACTTGAAGCGCAATGA
- the nadC gene encoding carboxylating nicotinate-nucleotide diphosphorylase encodes MNLSPLPAILLEPLVRAALLEDFGRAGDLTTDAIVPKDLRATTVLVARQTGVVAGLDLAMLAFRLVNQDLEITVEQADGSKVAPGDIIATVTGPARAMLTAERTALNFLCHLSGIATATALLVVAVRGHGARIVCTRKTTPGLRALEKYAVRAGGGSNHRFGLDDAILIKDNHIAIAGGIRPAIERARTCAGHLVKVEVEVDTLAQLEQALELAPDAVLLDNIAVDDLRQAVTMVAGRAITEASGRITLDMAAEIAATGVDLISVGWLTHSAPILDIGLDYRGS; translated from the coding sequence ATGAACCTCTCGCCGCTTCCCGCAATCCTGCTTGAGCCCCTGGTGCGGGCGGCACTTCTGGAAGATTTCGGCCGGGCGGGTGATCTGACCACGGATGCCATTGTACCGAAGGATTTGCGGGCAACGACCGTGCTGGTTGCGCGCCAGACCGGAGTTGTCGCCGGGCTCGATCTGGCGATGCTGGCGTTCCGGCTCGTCAACCAGGACCTCGAAATCACTGTGGAGCAGGCAGATGGCAGCAAAGTCGCGCCAGGAGACATCATCGCAACCGTGACCGGTCCGGCCCGCGCCATGCTCACCGCCGAACGGACGGCGCTCAATTTTCTGTGCCATCTGAGCGGCATTGCGACCGCGACCGCATTGCTCGTCGTTGCGGTTCGCGGGCACGGCGCAAGGATTGTCTGCACCCGCAAGACGACGCCTGGTTTGCGGGCGCTGGAAAAATATGCCGTGCGCGCCGGCGGCGGCTCCAATCACCGTTTCGGTCTCGACGATGCGATCCTGATCAAGGACAACCACATCGCCATTGCCGGCGGAATCCGCCCTGCCATCGAGCGGGCGCGGACCTGCGCCGGCCATCTGGTCAAGGTCGAAGTCGAAGTCGACACGCTGGCCCAGCTTGAGCAGGCGCTGGAGCTCGCGCCCGACGCTGTCCTGCTCGACAACATCGCGGTCGACGATCTGCGCCAAGCGGTGACGATGGTTGCCGGTCGCGCGATCACCGAGGCATCCGGCAGGATCACGCTCGATATGGCTGCGGAGATTGCCGCGACGGGGGTCGATCTGATTTCCGTGGGCTGGCTGACCCATAGCGCGCCGATCCTGGACATCGGCCTCGACTATCGGGGCTCATGA
- a CDS encoding L-aspartate oxidase, with product MSADVRSFFGRPIVIGGGIAGLLTALHLAPEPVLILSRTSLGSDASSAWAQGGLAASLGVDDDPVLHLADTLAAGDGLCDAEVATRILQAAPGAIETLATLGVRFDRTPEGAFLLGLEAAHGRRRIVHAGGDGSGQEIMRALVEAVRSHPSIVVIEGVEARRLAVEDNTVRGVWASCSKSPVFFGTGRVVLATGGIGGLFLDTTNPLGGCGQGLALAARAGAVLADLEFIQFHPTALDGPERPMPLISEAVRGEGATIIDETGQRFLESLQDAELAPRDVVARAIWKHRSNGHRAFLDGREKPGATFARQFPTIASACRRAGIDPARDLIPIRPAQHYHMGGVAVDRDGRSSVAGLWACGEVASTGLHGANRLASNSLTEAIVCARWVAESVAGSPIGIRTRSKPREIPAPDPLSLRPLLSRSLGVKRDGEFLRDAVSTLLPLAELHHAASDPAAVGLMIAIAALLREESRGAHYRTDFPDRAVVARRSRLTLDEALAAAQGLACPTTLEEFEQ from the coding sequence ATGAGCGCGGATGTCCGCAGCTTCTTTGGCCGGCCCATTGTCATAGGCGGCGGCATTGCCGGATTGTTGACTGCGCTTCATCTTGCGCCAGAACCGGTGCTTATTTTGTCCAGGACGTCGCTCGGATCTGACGCATCGAGCGCATGGGCGCAGGGCGGGCTGGCTGCCAGCCTCGGCGTTGACGACGATCCGGTACTGCATCTCGCCGACACGCTCGCAGCCGGCGATGGGCTGTGCGACGCAGAAGTCGCAACCCGCATCCTCCAAGCGGCTCCTGGCGCGATCGAGACCCTCGCGACCCTTGGGGTCCGCTTCGATCGTACCCCGGAAGGAGCGTTTCTTCTGGGACTCGAGGCCGCGCACGGCCGCCGGCGGATCGTTCATGCCGGCGGTGACGGCAGTGGACAGGAAATCATGCGCGCGCTGGTCGAGGCCGTGCGTTCTCATCCGTCGATTGTGGTCATCGAGGGTGTGGAGGCGCGGCGGCTGGCGGTGGAGGACAATACGGTCCGCGGCGTTTGGGCAAGCTGTTCGAAGAGTCCTGTGTTCTTCGGCACGGGACGGGTCGTCCTCGCGACCGGCGGGATTGGCGGACTGTTCCTCGACACCACCAATCCTTTGGGCGGTTGCGGACAGGGCCTGGCGCTTGCGGCGCGCGCCGGTGCTGTCCTTGCTGATCTGGAATTCATTCAGTTTCATCCGACCGCGCTTGACGGACCGGAGCGCCCGATGCCGCTGATCAGCGAAGCGGTTCGCGGCGAAGGCGCGACGATTATCGACGAAACCGGGCAGCGCTTCCTCGAAAGTTTGCAGGACGCGGAACTCGCGCCGCGCGACGTCGTGGCGCGCGCCATCTGGAAGCATCGTTCGAACGGCCACCGCGCGTTTCTCGATGGACGAGAAAAGCCCGGCGCGACATTCGCGCGGCAATTTCCGACGATCGCATCAGCCTGCCGGCGCGCAGGCATCGACCCGGCGCGCGACCTCATTCCCATACGGCCGGCCCAGCACTATCACATGGGCGGCGTCGCCGTGGATCGGGACGGACGTAGCTCCGTTGCCGGACTGTGGGCTTGCGGCGAAGTCGCCTCGACCGGACTGCACGGCGCCAACAGGCTTGCCAGCAACTCGCTGACCGAAGCGATCGTATGCGCGCGCTGGGTCGCCGAAAGCGTGGCGGGATCGCCGATCGGTATCAGGACACGATCAAAGCCACGGGAAATTCCGGCGCCCGATCCACTCTCCTTGCGCCCTCTCCTCTCACGCAGCCTTGGCGTGAAGCGGGATGGTGAGTTTTTGCGAGATGCCGTGAGCACACTGCTTCCGCTAGCCGAGCTACACCATGCAGCTTCCGATCCCGCGGCAGTCGGACTGATGATCGCGATTGCCGCCTTGCTGCGCGAGGAAAGCCGCGGCGCGCACTACCGCACGGACTTTCCCGATCGTGCGGTCGTCGCCCGCCGCTCCAGGCTCACGCTCGATGAAGCCTTAGCGGCAGCCCAGGGCCTCGCATGTCCGACAACGCTTGAAGAGTTTGAGCAATGA
- the nadA gene encoding quinolinate synthase NadA — protein sequence MTAAMPSAAHLYERVRRVVPPIEWAVFSDDIEAILALKRQRNAVVLAHNYQTPEIFHCIADIVGDSLALARKAMAVEADVIVLAGVHFMAETAKLLNPGKTVLIPDLKAGCSLADSITAADIRLLRQQYPGVPVVTYVNTSVEVKAESDICCTSGNAKAVVESLGVPRVIMLPDEYLAENIATQTDVEIIAWKGHCEVHERFTPADIRQLREDHPGVTVLAHPECPPEVVAEADFSGSTAAMSDYVGSEKPPRVVLITECSMSDNVAVEHPDVEFIRPCNLCPHMKRITLANIRSALEQNRHAVRIEPRIAGRARLAIERMLAI from the coding sequence AGCGATCCTGGCGCTGAAGCGGCAGCGCAATGCGGTCGTCCTGGCGCACAACTATCAGACCCCGGAGATCTTCCACTGCATCGCCGACATTGTCGGCGATAGCCTGGCGCTGGCCCGCAAGGCAATGGCGGTCGAAGCGGATGTCATCGTGCTCGCCGGCGTGCACTTCATGGCCGAAACGGCAAAACTGCTCAATCCGGGAAAGACGGTGCTCATCCCGGACCTGAAGGCGGGCTGCTCGCTGGCAGACTCCATCACCGCCGCCGATATCCGCCTGCTTCGGCAACAATACCCCGGCGTGCCGGTCGTCACCTATGTCAACACCTCGGTCGAGGTGAAGGCCGAGTCCGACATTTGCTGTACCTCGGGCAATGCGAAGGCCGTGGTCGAATCTCTCGGCGTGCCCCGGGTGATCATGCTACCCGACGAATATCTGGCTGAGAATATCGCTACCCAGACCGACGTTGAGATCATCGCCTGGAAGGGCCATTGCGAGGTGCATGAGCGGTTTACGCCGGCCGACATCCGACAGCTGCGCGAGGATCATCCGGGCGTGACGGTGCTTGCCCATCCCGAATGTCCGCCCGAAGTGGTTGCGGAAGCTGACTTCTCCGGCTCGACGGCCGCCATGTCCGACTATGTCGGAAGCGAGAAACCGCCTCGCGTCGTGCTGATAACGGAATGCTCGATGAGCGACAATGTCGCGGTCGAGCATCCCGATGTCGAGTTCATCCGGCCCTGCAATCTCTGCCCTCATATGAAGCGGATAACGCTCGCCAACATTCGTTCGGCGCTCGAACAGAACCGGCATGCGGTGAGGATCGAGCCCCGGATTGCCGGACGAGCACGGCTCGCGATCGAGCGGATGCTCGCCATATGA